From Apium graveolens cultivar Ventura chromosome 9, ASM990537v1, whole genome shotgun sequence, the proteins below share one genomic window:
- the LOC141686167 gene encoding uncharacterized protein LOC141686167: MHSDKIVEGGVYVFSNFYTKKALGTLKPVSSKLIINFSPTTTVDPVDDDVMISTHKFEFVDLSELFVVAQCLTSRLIVDVIGVLESYEELSKIGTKFGQREIVHFRITDGRDSSKVTVWGNLAIAIDARYKEISKEEPVIVIVTTTKLKIFHTSVQISTLPASKIYLNLDHDVVSEMRQRLREEGYVHSGKTISSSTTQSEGSISNTIHTVTLKELSEKTETDYLKMNFLCKVKVNNVEESDGWWYRSCSKMDCFGEVTKLEGKYKCSTCNQNNHVPQKRFKLFLLAEDSTEAFNFVLYDRAAKRLVGKIVTKLIAEGFEDPGTYPPNIKAIAGKEITLRIQLNDDNILLNSSIYYVIDAYDTNGSTSSMSTNMIASEISNSVYSDVVEITDHGHTPGSARSTSKKIKLEK, from the exons ATGCATTCTGATAAGATAGTGGAGGGTGGTGTATATGTGTTTTCTAATTTCTACACCAAAAAAGCTCTTGGAACACTTAAACCTGTTTCCTCTAAGTTAATAATTAATTTCTCACCTACGACCACCGTAGATCCTGttgatgatgatgttatgataTCTACCCACAAATTTGAATTTGTGGATTTGAGTGAATTATTTGTTGTTGCTCAA TGTCTAACATCAAGATTGATTGTAGATGTGATTGGAGTATTAGAGAGTTATGAGGAGCTTTCCAAAATTGGTACAAAGTTTGGTCAAAGAGAGATTGTTCATTTTCGGATTACTGATGGAAG GGATTCCTCCAAAGTTACGGTGTGGGGTAATCTTGCAATTGCAATTGATGCACGTTACAAAGAGATTTCGAAAGAAGAGCCAGTGATTGTCATAGTAACCACTACCAAACTTAAGATTTTTCATA CCTCTGTTCAGATTAGCACTCTACCTGCTTCCAAAATATATCTGAACCTGGACCACGATGTTGTTTCTGAGATGAGACAGAG ACTCCGTGAAGAAGGTTACGTTCATTCGGGGAAAACTATATCATCATCAACAACTCAGTCCGAAGGGTCAATTTCTAATACTATTCATACTGTCACCCTAAAAGAACTCAGTGAGAAAACTGAAACTGATTATCTGAAG ATGAATTTCCTTTGCAAAGTGAAAGTTAATAATGTGGAGGAGAGTGACGGATGGTGGTACCGTAGTTGCAGCAAAATGGATTGCTTTGGAGAAGTCACAAAATTGGAAGGAAAATATAAATGCTccacatgcaatcaaaacaatcATGTTCCTCAAAAAAG GTTCAAGCTTTTTCTACTTGCAGAGGACTCTACAGAAGCTTTTAATTTCGTCCTCTATGACCGCGCTGCAAAACGACTGGTTGGTAAAATAGTAACAAAACTTATTGCAGAGGGTTTCGAG GATCCAGGAACATATCCTCCAAATATTAAGGCTATTGCAGGGAAAGAGATTACACTCCGAATTCAGCTCAATGATGATAACATCCTCCTCAACAGTTCAATTTACTATGTCATTGATGCTTATGATACTAATGGATCCACATCTTCCATGTCTACAAATATGATTGCCTCTGAAATTTCAAACTCAGTATAT TCTGATGTGGTAGAAATTACGGACCATGGACATACTCCAGGATCCGCTAGGTCTACCAGCAAAAAAATAAAATTG GAGAAGTAG